Sequence from the Clostridium butyricum genome:
ATCCTAAAGTTATTATTCTCTTCACGTACTCCATATAGCCAAAGATGCGGTATTAATTCAAATTCTGTAGCTGTCGTCATTATGATGTTCTTTCCATAACTGTATAGCTCTAATAGTTTTTCTAAAACCGTATCACACTTCTCATTAAAGAGAGCATCTTGCACAATAAAATGAGCTTCATCGCAAATAACATGATTATACCTATGAAGATATTCAGTACAGCTCTCTGCCAGTGTATGGTATGTAACTATTCTTACTCTACCCTCAAATTCAATCCAAAGCTTTCTATTAACTTCCTCTAGAATTTCTTCCTCACTTTCTGGTCTTTTAATCTTTAATACATCAACTTTATGTTGTTCGACTAACGTACTCCTATTAGCTAGTAACAATACTTTCTCCCCTTCATCAACTAGTTCCTTAATCAGGGTATTAATTATGTAATGTGATTTTCCAATCCCAGTTCCTCCTACAATCATTTTGATTATATTGTATAAATGATACGATAAAAGTGTAAGGAAACGATCATATAAGAATGTACAATTTAGTTTTTATAAATTATAATTACTCAAGATTTATTGGGGGTAATTATGATTATAGAAACAAATATTTATTCAGAAGTTAAAATTAATACATTGGAAGATCTTCATAAGCTAAAATCAATTATGGAGGTAAATAATTTGAAAGTAAATAAAAGCCAAATAGCTAGGGAACTTGGTGTTGATCCTCGAACCGTAGGCAAATATTTAAATGGATATGTCAAACCTACCACTAGAAACTGCAAATCTAAAGTAGAAGCTTTTGATCCTATTATAAAAGAGCTTCTTGGTAAAGATTCAATTCAAGTATTTTATTATAAGCGCATTTTATGGCAATATCTTAAAGATAATCATGGATTAGATTGCGCACAATCTTCGTTTAGAAGATACATTTCTAATCACTCAGAATTCAATGAGTACTTTAATAATAGGAAAAAAGGACATATATCCACTACTTCTCCTATGAGATATGAAACAGAGAGAGGGAAACAAGCACAATTGGATTGGAAAGAAAATATAGAATTTGTGTTAAATACAGGAGAAGTTATTAATATAAATGTTTTTGTATTAATACTTTCATACTCAAGGTTTAGAGTATATAAATTATCTCTTGATAAAACACAAGATGTGTTACTTTCTTTTTTAGATGAGTCATTTGAAACATTTGGAGGCGTACCTGAAGAATTACTTACAGATAACATGAAAACTGTTATGGATGAAGCTAGAACCAATTATTCTAAAGGAAAAGTAAATAATAAATTTCAACAATTTGCAGATGACTATGGATTTAATGTTCGTCCCTGCATAGCAGGAAGACCGAATACAAAAGCTAAAGTTGAAGCACCTATGAAACTATTAGATGAAATAAGAGCATATAATGGAACCTTAGATTATGAAGGTCTGCATAAGCTTGTTTCAGATTTAAACAATAGAATTAATAGTACATGCCATACATCAACTGGCAAAATACCTATATTACATTTAGAAAAAGAAAAAGATTTCTTATCCGAACTGCCTAAAGAGCAGATAAGAAATCATTACAAAATAATCACCACAAGTGTTAAAGTAAATCGCCAAAGTATGATTTCATATAAATCAAATCAATACTCTGTACCACCAGAATATATAGGCAAAAAACTAAAACTTCAAGTGTATGATGATCAACTACATGTGTATTATAACACAAATTTAGTTACTATTCATAAAATACAAAATCAGAAATTAAATTATCATGCTGAACATTATACTGAAATTAGTGCTTTAACATTTAATAAAAAATCATATGAAATGATAGAAATAGCTAGAAATAATTTAAAAATGATAGGAGAAGTATACCAAAATGAATAGTACATATACACAACTTATAAATAATTTAGAATATTTGAAGATGAAGCAAATGATTACTCATTTGGACGAAGTTATTGATTTTACAACAAAGAATAATTTAGCCTTTGTAGATGCTCTTATTAAGCTAACAGCTCATGAAATTGATTATAAAGAGGCAAATATGATTAAATCTATGGTTAAGGTTGGAGCTTTTCCACATCAAAAAGAAATTAAAGATTTTGACTTTAATTTTCAACCTGGAATTAATAAAGATCAAATATTAGATTTTTTAACATTACGTTTTCTAGAATCACAAGAAAATATTGTATTTTTAGGTTCTAGTGGTGTTGGTAAAACACATCTTGCGACTTCTATAGGAATCGCGGCTGCGAAGCGACGTTACAGTACTTATTTCATTAAGTGCAATGATTTGTTGCAACAGCTAAAGCGAGCAAATCTAGAAAATAGGTTGGATGCTAGAATTAAGCATTTTAGTAAATATAAGCTTCTTATAATCGATGAATTAGGTTATTTACCTATAGATAAAGAAGATTCGAAATTATTTTTTCAGTTAATCGATATGAGGTATGAGAAAAAAAGCACAATTTTAACAACTAACATAAATTTTAATTCATGGGATGATATTTTTTATGATGCTGTTATCGCTAATGCTATCTTAGATAGAGTTTTACATCATGCCAATGTTGTTACAATTAATGGAAAGTCATATAGACTAAAAGATCATTTTAAGCAAGACGAAGACTAAAAAAACTACATTCTTAAATGATCGAAAACTTACATTCATGGGTTGACATTTATAGCATTTGTTGATTATTTCCTCATGTAACTTCATTGTAAGTTCATATGTGCACTCGCTATAAGGCACATTCAAGTCTAATATCACCTCATCCGTATCAGTATCATATATAGAAAATACTACACCTTCATAACCAATTACTTCTGTTACTGTAGTGTAGTATCTTCCCTGTACTCTCCAAAAATCATTTACTGTTCTTTCTAATTCTTTCATTTTAATTGTTCTGCTCATTCTTGCTCCTCCTTAGTTACTATGCTACGTCATCAATTGTATTCATGTAATGCTTATAGCCGTTACAATCATCCTCTGTACAACTATGAATTAACTCTTCAATAGTAAACCCAGAATCTGTCTCATATATATTTATATCCATTCCTAATGCTACAAGATTTGATTCCAGTATCATTCCCGTTTCATTATTTAATTTTATCTTTCTATATTTTGCGAAACACATTGTTTCACTTTCACTGTAACTATTAAATGAAAACTCACATACTTGCTTGCAGTTGGAGGCACTCATAATATCACATGCTATATCATCCAACCTATTTTGTAATGTTATCTGCCATTTCACCATTCTTTTCTTAAGCATTTCAAATGTAGTATCTTTATCTACCGAAAAGTAGACTAATTCTCTATTATATAGATAGAAACGCTCTTTCAATCCACTATTTTGCCTTATATCAATCTTCTTTTTACTATGAGTATTAAACCAACTGACCATGCTTGCAAATAATGGTGAACTGTCTGCATGTACACGTAAATCATATAAATCTAATTCATGTAAATATGCATGAATCATCTCATGCTGTAGTACACTTATTAGACTACGATTGTATTTTTTCTTAAACTTATTTTTAAAGAATGAGCTATTAACCATAATAGTATTTACTTCTCCTGGTCTGAAATATCCATCAGCACCATCATTATCTTCAATAACAAAATTTATTTCATCAGTATCAACAAATTCATATCTACTGTATGGCAATGCTACCTTCCTTAACTCCCTCTCAGCCTTCTTAACATGTTTCATCAAATATTCTTCATTTGTAATCATTTTTTTCTCTCCTTCGAATTGTTAATTGTAAGTAAGACACTCCATGCTTTAAGTACATCTTCTGTATTTACTGGTGCAATAGCATTCAAATTCATCCTGATACATTAAATAATCATCTTCTGATAAATCTGCTAGTACTTCACCTGTTCTTTCATCGCATATTATGCAATATGAAAAAACTGCATCTGTATCGTAATCAGAAATATCATTAATACTTCTGTATTCCGAATATCCAAACTTTAGCTGAATAAACTCCATCTCATCTCTACTGATTATTGCTTTCTTATTTTTGCTGTTAATGTTTATTACGAATCCTTCCATTAACTATTTCTCCTTTTCATTTGTAAATTTGGGCAAAATAAAAAGCCCTACAACAAAGGTAGAACTTTTTTAAATTTTGTTTTACACCCATAGAAAGGTAAATACCACAAATCATTTTTAAGTGTCGTTACTTCTTTCTAGTTTTATTATAACGTTTATGACGTTGCTTATCTTTCTCTTTCCTGCAGAGTTCACAGAAACGTTGTCTAGGCTTAGGGTTATCAATCTTAATTCCACATTGGCTACAACGTAACTCTGGCTTTCTCTTTTTTAATGATTTGCATTCATTACAATATTTCTGATTAGTCTTAGCTTGTGTAATTGTTGTTCCGCATTGTACACAAGATTTCTCTTTTAATTTATTTGAATCTCTAATGTAGTTCTTTAAATATCCGTTTAAGCTTGAATTAACATAACTTAATATACCATTGTCTTCATCCCATTCAAAATGGTCATTTTCTTGCCAATCTATTTTAGGATGTTCAGCTATAGGAATATAGTTTTCAAATATCCTATCCAGGCACTTTTCTATGAATTGTTGATATTCATCCCATGACATATTCAACTTTCCTAACTGAGCTTCTTCTTTTAACTGCATGGCTTTCTGATATGTATCATTAACTTCATTCTTTACCTCTTCTACTAATTTATATTTACCATCTATATAATTAAAATATATATTTCTGATATGACCAAGGTACTTATAATACTCCTTCCCTAAATATATATCTCTATCGCAATACACGCCATAATTACTGTTGATTCTCGCTTTTACTAAATCCAACTTTTCTAACTTGTTTATATTATGCCTGCTCTTTAATATCTTATATGTTATTCTCTGGTATGGTTTAAATAGCTCTCTAACCGCTTCATCTTCTATCAGAGTATCAACAACATCAAATCTAAAGCTTCTATGTCCCTTCTCATACGGAATAGACTCCCATAAATGTTTAGAAAATAACTTTCTCAATCTCTTCTTTTCTTCTACATCATTGCTCTCATAGTATCTATCAAAATAAATTCCTAGCACCCTTCTATTCTCCTTTGTCGCCTTTACAGTATATATGAAACCATTTTACTGTTTTCTCTTTTGTTAGTTACTTATATTTTAACTAATGCAGAATGACCTGTCCATTATCTATCACGCTGATAAAAGAACAATTTTATGGTACAAAAAAAAGAGCCATAGCCTGTACAGACTCAGCTCCTTTTAATATTAAAATTGTGTTCTAACTATATCCCAAACACTTTTTCCATTTATTCTAAAACTCCTATTAGTTTGTAATTCAATAATTAAATTATCATTATTCTCATATTTATTTACTAATCCTGCTGAAATACAACGAATTTCCTTATTATTATCCATAAGAAAATCAACATAATCTTTTATTTTTAAAAGTTTACCAAACTCTTGAGGATTGTTATTTTTATATATTTGCCCTATTTTAACCTGAACATTTTTTAATCTTTCTTCTTTATATAACAAAGTTGCCTCTCCATAACCATCTACACTAAAGCTTTTTAAGTTTCCATAAATACCCACCTCAGTATTTACATCTTCCATAGTTACTTCTGTCAGAGTTCTCATTCTTCCCTTTCTACCAGTATCTCTATCACCAGCCACAACAGTTCCACCTCTAACTCTTCCTCTACCGTTTTCACTACTACCTTCATTATTATCTTTACTTCCTGAATTTCTAGTTCTTGTCTTGCCCTGTTTAGTCGGTTTCCTTGGTTGCTTTTTCTTTTTTCCACTCACTCTATTGTCTAATTCTCTAGCGAAACTATTTATCTGGTCTTCCGTAAAATAACCATCAACTATCGTTGAGTTTCTTCTTGTACCATTTTCATCAACAATATCTTTATAAGGACAGCCTAAAATATGTTCTTCGTTACTTGCTCTAAAATGCATTGTTTTTCCACCATCAAAAGAATTATGAGCTGCTCTTAAAGGAGCTCTACATATAACACCATTACTAACACCATTACAAAAGATTTTACCTTCTAGTTCTTTCGCCTTTTCTTCTGTTACATCTACTAATTCCAAAGGCTTATCTCCACTACCATCATTATATATACACTCAATGTATTTCATACTTTACCTCCACCATTACTTTTACATTATTTTACCATATCGTATAATAATCTACAATAAATATGCTGGTAATGTAATAAGTTCTGAGCAAAGATAATTTATCTACCTATACAGCTACATTAGTAATAAAAGTAGCTGTATAAGTAGATAAATATTATTGTATCATGCTGTATAAAGCAATTAAGACCTCGTTTAATATCTTTGTTATTTACTTGTATTTCTACAATAACAGCTTTACCATACTATACTCATCCAATATGTTTTATCATTAATATTCTGTTATCTACCGAGACACTAGTCTCCTAAGTATCCACCATGACTATTATTTATAGGGTATTGGTTGCCACTCACCTTACATTACACACACACCTTACAAAAGATATAACAAAGATAATTTTCAATCGCTCTATGTAATAGTTGATTTTAATGCAGTGGCTCAACTGACCTACTATTGAATTTAGAGTTGCAATAGTGCATAACAACTAAACCATACCTATATAATGGCATGATTAATAAACCTATTGCATTTCTTCAATTTTTGAACTAAACTTAAATTGCGAATTAACTTTAATCCTCTCGCTGAAGAGGTGCAAAGATTTATAAAACTATATTCAGTTTTAGTAGTTACCATTGGCGTGGTAGCTATTTTTTTATTTTAGAATCATCAACGGAGATACATTAGACCCCATTTCAACAATCTTTTCATCATCTAAGCTCTGTAAATATATCTTGGTTATGTTTGTATTGGAATGACCAACCAAACGTGAAATACTGTATGAATCTACTCCCTGCCTCAATAAAAATTGGCAATAGTAATGTCTGCATGTATGTGGAGAACATCTTATTTCCTTTCTTACTCTTGCAGTTTCACCAGTTTGCTTTACTACTCTTTCAACTGCTTCTATAGTCAATTGCCTGCTCCTATATGATAGGAAATAGTAATCATCTGTTACTGGTTTATCTTTTATATACTCATTTCTAATACGTTCATACCTTATTAGAATTTTCTTTAATGCAGAGCTAATTGGAACATACCTCTCCTTATTTCCTTTTCCTAAAACCTTTATAATTGTACCTCTTACATCCAATACCTTTAATGTACAAAGTTCATTATTCCTTATGCCTGTTTCAAATAGCATCGCAATAATAGCTTTATTTCTAGCATTGTAAAAGTTCTTGTAGTCCCAAACCTTAATCATCTTTTGAACTTCTGCATCAGTAAATGTAGTAATTAATGTCTTCTTTTCTCTTAGCCATCTAACTTTTTGAGTTATGTTCTGTTTCTCAGTTATGTAACCTTCCATGACACAATATTTAAAGTACCCTCTTAAGTATTTTAAAATAGAGTTCATATAAACCTCAGAACGCCCCAGTCCCTGCAAATAAGTTATGTATCTTTTCAAGTGAAGAGGAAGTAGCTCCTCTATCTCTTTCACATCAAATTCATGATTGCAATATGCAATAAACTTAAGCGTTGAATTATAGCAGGTTTTTATTGTTCTTTTACTGTAATTCCTCACCTGCATATCGTATTTATACTCTTTTAATAAATCTTCGAGCAACAAAAAAACACCTCCAATATTGACACACTATGTATATCAATATTGAAAGTGTAAATTTTAAATAAGTATACCATTATCAAATGATTTTTTGAAGTTCAGAGTACCTCTAAACGCCCTATTCTTCCCAACCTTCAGGGAACTCAGCGTTGTGATACACTTCTTGGACATCATCATCATCATCAAGTAAGTCTAACATCTTTTGGAACTTCTTAGCATCATCTTCATTTATTGCAGTATATGTATCTGGAATCATCTTAACTGCTGCTTCTAAGAACTCTATTCCTTCTGCTTCTAATGCTTCACGTACAGTACCAAAATCCTCTGGAGCTGTAGTAACTACAAATACTTCTTCTTCATCTGCATTAAAGTCTTCTGCACCTGCATCTAATGCTAACATCATCATTTCATCTTCATCACGGTCTTCTTTTTCTATAACAAGTTCACCTTTTTCTTGGAACATGAAACCTACACATCCTTGAGTTCCCATGTTTCCGCCACCTTTAGTGAAAGCACTTCTTACATTACCAGCTGATCTATTTTTATTGTCAGTTAATGTTTCAACTATTACCGCTACTCCATTAGGCCCATATCCTTCATAAACTATATTTTCAAAGTTTACAGAACCTAATTCTCCTGATGCTTTCTTTATTGATCTTGTTATAGTATCATTAGGCATATTTGCTGCTTTTGCCTTTGCTACAACATCTCTAAGCTTAGCATTTATATCAAGGTTTGGTCCGCCATTTTTTACAGCCATCATTAATTCTTTACCTATTTTAGTAAAGACTTTTCCTCTTTTAGCATCAGCTTTACCTTTCTTCGCTTGTATATTATGCCATTTTGAATGTCCTGACATTTTATTTCCTCCTTAATTTAAGCATCTAAATTCTTATTATTTATTAAATGACTTTTTATATAAGTCTTTTTGCTTTATTTTAATATAAAATTCATGAAAGATTATACCACATTTTATGTTAATTCACAATTATACTTACATTTTTTACAATTTACACATTAAATCTGTGCATATAATCTATTTCCTTCTTTAAAGTAAATTCCTTCTTCACTTTTTCTTACAATTACTTTTCCACTTGTAGCCTCAACAATTTCACCTTCAATTGTATCTGCTATATTTTCCTCACAAAGGATGTGAACTATAACTTTATCTGTATACTCTGTATCTTCAATATGCCATGAGTTTTGACCACATATATACTGTATTTTTCCAAAAAGATCATATTCCATTTCAAAGCTGATTTTTAGTCCTTTAACTTTTTCTACAATTCCAGCTGCTTTTATTGATATACTTGCACCTTTTGTGTAAGCCCTTGTAAGTCCTCCAGCACCTAAAAGTATCCCCCCAAAGTACCTTGTTACAACAACAGCACAGTCTGTAACATTACTCTTCTTCATTACTTCAAGTATAGGTATTCCAGCTGTCCCTTGTGGCTCTCCATCATCTGAATATCTTTGTATATTCATTTTTTCTCCAATAACATATGCCCAGCAGTTATGTCTCGCCTGCTTGTGAAGACTCTTTATTTCATTAACAAATTCCTTTGCTTCTTCTTCATTTTCAACTCTTTTAGCATAACCTATAAATTCTGACTTCTTTTCTTCAAAGCTGTCTTCTCCTCTATCTCTTATAGTAATATAAGCCATTAATTCAACTCCCATCTTTTCAGTTGACAATTGACAATGAATAATTGGCAATTATCGTTGATATTCCTAAAAAATATCCATT
This genomic interval carries:
- the istA gene encoding IS21 family transposase, which codes for MIIETNIYSEVKINTLEDLHKLKSIMEVNNLKVNKSQIARELGVDPRTVGKYLNGYVKPTTRNCKSKVEAFDPIIKELLGKDSIQVFYYKRILWQYLKDNHGLDCAQSSFRRYISNHSEFNEYFNNRKKGHISTTSPMRYETERGKQAQLDWKENIEFVLNTGEVININVFVLILSYSRFRVYKLSLDKTQDVLLSFLDESFETFGGVPEELLTDNMKTVMDEARTNYSKGKVNNKFQQFADDYGFNVRPCIAGRPNTKAKVEAPMKLLDEIRAYNGTLDYEGLHKLVSDLNNRINSTCHTSTGKIPILHLEKEKDFLSELPKEQIRNHYKIITTSVKVNRQSMISYKSNQYSVPPEYIGKKLKLQVYDDQLHVYYNTNLVTIHKIQNQKLNYHAEHYTEISALTFNKKSYEMIEIARNNLKMIGEVYQNE
- the istB gene encoding IS21-like element helper ATPase IstB, which gives rise to MNSTYTQLINNLEYLKMKQMITHLDEVIDFTTKNNLAFVDALIKLTAHEIDYKEANMIKSMVKVGAFPHQKEIKDFDFNFQPGINKDQILDFLTLRFLESQENIVFLGSSGVGKTHLATSIGIAAAKRRYSTYFIKCNDLLQQLKRANLENRLDARIKHFSKYKLLIIDELGYLPIDKEDSKLFFQLIDMRYEKKSTILTTNINFNSWDDIFYDAVIANAILDRVLHHANVVTINGKSYRLKDHFKQDED
- a CDS encoding basic secretory protein-like protein, coding for MITNEEYLMKHVKKAERELRKVALPYSRYEFVDTDEINFVIEDNDGADGYFRPGEVNTIMVNSSFFKNKFKKKYNRSLISVLQHEMIHAYLHELDLYDLRVHADSSPLFASMVSWFNTHSKKKIDIRQNSGLKERFYLYNRELVYFSVDKDTTFEMLKKRMVKWQITLQNRLDDIACDIMSASNCKQVCEFSFNSYSESETMCFAKYRKIKLNNETGMILESNLVALGMDINIYETDSGFTIEELIHSCTEDDCNGYKHYMNTIDDVA
- a CDS encoding tyrosine-type recombinase/integrase, with the translated sequence MLLEDLLKEYKYDMQVRNYSKRTIKTCYNSTLKFIAYCNHEFDVKEIEELLPLHLKRYITYLQGLGRSEVYMNSILKYLRGYFKYCVMEGYITEKQNITQKVRWLREKKTLITTFTDAEVQKMIKVWDYKNFYNARNKAIIAMLFETGIRNNELCTLKVLDVRGTIIKVLGKGNKERYVPISSALKKILIRYERIRNEYIKDKPVTDDYYFLSYRSRQLTIEAVERVVKQTGETARVRKEIRCSPHTCRHYYCQFLLRQGVDSYSISRLVGHSNTNITKIYLQSLDDEKIVEMGSNVSPLMILK
- a CDS encoding YebC/PmpR family DNA-binding transcriptional regulator, encoding MSGHSKWHNIQAKKGKADAKRGKVFTKIGKELMMAVKNGGPNLDINAKLRDVVAKAKAANMPNDTITRSIKKASGELGSVNFENIVYEGYGPNGVAVIVETLTDNKNRSAGNVRSAFTKGGGNMGTQGCVGFMFQEKGELVIEKEDRDEDEMMMLALDAGAEDFNADEEEVFVVTTAPEDFGTVREALEAEGIEFLEAAVKMIPDTYTAINEDDAKKFQKMLDLLDDDDDVQEVYHNAEFPEGWEE
- a CDS encoding YigZ family protein; this translates as MAYITIRDRGEDSFEEKKSEFIGYAKRVENEEEAKEFVNEIKSLHKQARHNCWAYVIGEKMNIQRYSDDGEPQGTAGIPILEVMKKSNVTDCAVVVTRYFGGILLGAGGLTRAYTKGASISIKAAGIVEKVKGLKISFEMEYDLFGKIQYICGQNSWHIEDTEYTDKVIVHILCEENIADTIEGEIVEATSGKVIVRKSEEGIYFKEGNRLYAQI